The Lactuca sativa cultivar Salinas chromosome 2, Lsat_Salinas_v11, whole genome shotgun sequence genome includes the window ttcaagaaaaatggctaagtggtttagtaacaattttctttgggctaaaaacacaattttggggcctaaaatgtgaaaaatacaaaattaagggtccaaattgacatatcacgaattctgatggatgaggtgtgccaaaacagtttcaataaaacaatttctggaaatatactcatttagaggattaaaaatataaatttcaagcttaatgggctaaaaatgacattttcggcccaatgaggcccattatgcgagattttctgttttggagggccaaaactgtatttttctgtaaaacagtggactataagtgttccaaatccttttcaaaggtttaaaatgcttttttaaatttaaaaaggaccaaagttgcaaaaaattttcaatttgggccaaaattgtcaagttTCGAAAAAGAAGGggtataaccgagaaaactgaaatttcagggacttaaactgttttcattgaaaaatatgctgaaaaacctCAACTTcaatgatttttggtgttaaaatgtcaagaaaattgatttaaggaccaaaccggaaagtatttaaccaaagggttgaaaaagtaagttttacaaacaatgaggggctgaaaacagaaaactttcaaggctaattcaatacatgcaacttgatcaaacaatggtaccgcgactaccgacgaaatacaatacactacaataccaaaatcgttgtgaaacgaattggttcggtctcgaaccaatgaaaatccgaaactactaacacgacgacactacgattcatacaaataacgtttgggaattcaatatacatgcgagtgtgcacagaggtctacgcaccatctttgggccccaaaagtgtaaaatcttgcttgttgggcctagctagcccaatgacctgatcttaaggcccaaagacttttttttctacgaagtgttgggtttcaccgacttggcacaacgtagagggactttcaatggcttgtatactactggtccccaagggtcctttggtattgctagtaaagtctatattttttgcgaggcgggtcggggacccctcgtacacatttttatccccaaccggttaatagagtcatcgaggtcttcgtgtcctctttctcttcggatgtgggacgacacgtagtcagggtggttggataacgtgattagtacggacgacgccttcgagatcgttagtatagctataaactggtcgtttgtgtaatgcgtgtttgtagcaaataatcatgctaaaaaataatccaatgtcgccTAGGAATGAGACTACTCtttttgcaatggtttcaacgcaacttcatggaattcaaaggattaggaaaacatcgggttttcctagggtttttcaatacatacggactCGAAACGCACACAACTTTAATGAATGATTTTtataagtatagaaacaaacaagcatacctatggatcttcacaaacattttcgaaagcttttcatttaagaaaatatcggattttctggtggttttcaaacgatacgaacattgttttcttcaaataccgcttatgaactcaccaacatttcatatgttgacgtttttcaaaatacttgtattctcagggaaccagtaatacaaaggaaataatattcagtGGTGgcctgcagtttatttatgtacgagtcgaacaatttatttttgggaatgtggtgtttaaacaatgtatttcatgtaaacgctactggttgtactatattaatgcatggtgacgaatgttgttatgtttcatatatattcaatgttatggtattcaattgagtcacaacagcccccggacgtttccgccgtttggttcgggggtgtgacaataagtaATTTTCCTACTTAAAATGATGTTATGCAATTTTGTTTGTATATAAAACTGTTTGAAGACTGTCTTTGCTTAAAGTGTCATTGttgttttatgtgagttttaatttttatcttataaccatgcttgattgacccagactgccttgttcgcaacgttcttcaggtgtcgatttcgttatgacatttgtcacccccagACCAGCCGGTCTAACTGTTGCAAGCAGCTAAGATGCGGGATTGTCGGTcacaatatagatctatacgcaactatcacactctccctacaagagactctggttatatttAACAGGACTTTCGTGTGTACTTTATAAGGTACCGTGAAGACAAAACTCACTAAACTTGATCAACGAGTTTACATGTTTTCGTGCTAAAAATGTTTGTATAATGATCATCCCCTAAGACTGGGATAGCTATGAAAAATGACGTGAAATCTTTAgatatgcatttgataatattttaccCTTTGCTCAACGGGATACAAAATAGGGTAAAGTTTCGTAAACTATATTTGTATATTTTTGATGCAGAAGACAAGtttttaaacaaaacatatatatgcaaatggttatatatatatatatatatatatatatatatatatatatatatatatatatatatataaattttaaaagatgatttggtatgtttcgtaattgttgttcatattcttacgtttttattagaaactttgcatgaaataatccttaagtttgatagtaaagacctttttgtacttatcacttttgtaaaaattataattaaacatatttaaatgatcgtgttttaacttccttaatgtataaacattgctaaaaaatgttagaaggtgttaatgaatctataaaccacttttgacagtttaccctttactgtccctgtttttagaaaacttataggaaaatcatcgtaagtcaaaaactgaatccgtcacctctgagagtttataaaatgagtctactttgttcctaatttttattatgatttttagtggtctcaaactagtgtgaaaatgaacatcttcacagactggtccgaaatcacttctgaaatgacaagcagttttataaaaatcgccataaattgtaaaaaaatcgtatgaatgcgtgcgagtagtccttagaaaggtataaacctgaaatatttgcatattgtacagttttgaaagatattaagtttaagatggtcaaaacagtccgtgaacaggactcaattTTTCTGTAGAAAACTGTCTTTTAAATTTAAGTtgtgtttagtgttctaacttgtattccccccataaaacttgaagaaaacataaaaatgtaggggtatgaactcaccttatgtgaatacttgaagaatggaaggttgaagatgaagaacttttgggtgttggtttgatgctccaaaacagccactgttttggctatgttgctgtcacgaaaacttCACAACAAAAGAGTAAGAAAAAGGATAGTTTAATAACTGTTTTGAATCGATAATTTTGAGTAGTATAACAaataacttccaggggtatttggtggtaaaaatatcaatcaaaaggaaggtgtagatgggtgaaatggtggctgaaacacaaaagggacaacaACCCTTTAGTTCacggttttgatggctttggaaggaagttcttgtggttgaaaatgagatgaaggttaagagtaattccctggagtattggctggtaaaatgagggtaaaatgaagaggaaatttcgtggatacgaaggaggaaagagtggaagaggataaagggacaaaacctagactagcctgtgatgggatgtgagtttaagtgatgtgatcttgtatagccacttgcttgggtggtttcttagagatagggttagttaactaactaactactagttatttagttatttaggagttctagttaaggagagggaaggtcttaatctcgaaaattagaagagggattaagaagcattattagtaaaatgtcttaagtgattaagcacttattaattaagttggcacttatctccaccaattctcttatcttaattgatttagacatcatattccttacatgaaatcactttaagtcatgagccataactagtcattcactataTAATAATACATttgtacaaatacatacatgtatacttagtataaaataacaatgtagtttgtgtatttgaactttaatgtttatgttttactttttttattaaaaacacttaaatacattctaattgtaccttataataattcattttatattttttttaatataaattttattgaccaatgtataatttcgtgacatttaaccggttaaccatatcgttaaacacgttttgtcactttggttcgtatatttgtcaaatttggATCTTCCACAAGtattaagcacacgttttacatagaacctaacatAATTATAaactagatacatgttgatacaaaaattaagtttgttgcgttcaaataatgttatatgctaattttcacaaaccagtgatggttcgtagtcatacatcataacgaaatttatcaatagttacatgttttatatttcacaagaacttatttaaataaaagaggttaaattccttcaaccattcttgataaaatactcatattgcttaataatcaaaacatagcatcgtacgatcgttcctatttttacggATTGTTACAACCTACAAGTCGATTGAAGGGAAGGGGTTGACGAATCGGGGTAGGGGTGGGTTGGGATTTTAGTAAATTTGGGTTTTTTCACTGTGTAAGTGTTTAATTTTGTGAGTGTGTGGATTTCTGCGATGAAGTATATGATCAACAGAGAAGAGAGACATAGGGGGTACCGGTGGAAGAAGGGTAGGATGGGGTGggattttagtttttattttttaattatttgaatattaaagtaaataaagaaaatagaaaaaaatgaaaaGGGTAAAATTGACTTTTCAAGTGTATCAGGACCAAAACCACAagaaattcttgattttggaccttccatgcaaattaaaaactttttggTCCATATCCAAAGTTTTTTACAAACTACAGGGACCAATTTTACAGTTTTGTCTACTTTTGGTTTAAAGGTATTTTAGTAGTAAAACAATTTGAAAGTactatacttgtaaaaatatattttgattaaGGGCGTGTTTGGCACAGAGCTTTTGGAaacgtttgggagcttctagcttttggCTTTTGATAAAacgttctagtttaaacaaaaagcttcgtttggcagtacgaacgcttaacttttagttttaacaaaacgctccgattctaaaagctacttcatgtagcgtttaacaaaacgctcatgagcttttgaaatcaatttccataattacccttaaaaatatatttatatatttatttatttttaatcaattgtccttttatgtaattttatatatttcaaaagcttcaagCTACTTTTGctaaacattcatataacaaataaaagctaaagcttcccgctaccagctacctgCTACACGCTTCCAGCTACCCGCTACCAGTTAACcgctacccgcttccagctaacagctacttttgccaaacacgccaTAAATGTAAATGTTTGATTAATGCGTCATTTTGTAATTGGAAAAGCTTTTGAGATTAAAAATGATTTATAAAGTCATTACTTTGAAAAATAAAGAAAGGGTATTTCTACATATAACTTTGAATAAAAATCCATGTACTTACAAGATATTTCAAATGTCTTACGCATTATCCTTTAAACGGCATGTGTGTCAGATACCAAGTCAAGCTGAAGTTTGTATTGTATGTAGATAGCTTCGTTGAAGGACTTAATAGATCGTGAATTAGCAAGAGTGGAACACTAGAGTTTATATACAGTTATCTTTGTAAATTTTATGTAGTGCTTCCTTATGGTTTGTGATTGTAATACACGTGCGGTTTATTGTATTGTAAAATTTAAAAGCGAAAAGATAGATCGTATATTTCGCTGGACATTGACATTATAGCAAATGATGTCATTTATTTGCTAATTCCCTTTGTATAAAGTGTGGGTGTTACAAAATTGAGTTCAAACACATTTTCCTTTTGATATGTAAATAAGCAAATAATTATTAAGGAAATGTACCCCTCTAAAAGTAATTATCTTTCTACAACTTGACCCAACTTTGATAGTTAGACCTTATCCTCTACTTTTCCAAAGTCTAGTGCTTATCCCAGCATTCCCTTTTTGTTTGGGTTGTTCACATACACATGGCCTCCTAAATTTGCCCGGTATGGGAGGTGGGAGACACGTGGGAGGCTGACGTGTCATCCCCCAAGACGTGTGAACACCGCCCCCCATGTTCGGTGCTTTGACTGTGATGTGGACGTGGAGACGAGCTAAGATGATTGATTCGATTGACTAATTGTTTTTTTGACCGTTTAGACCATTCCACATTCGACCGTTTgtacattaaaaaaattattcagTTACTAACTTTCTCTATATATAACactcatttttcatttcaaaaacacACACTCTTTCAACACAAACACACATATTCACCAAAAAAATTACTCATTCCTCACATATTTTTATGGATCCAAACCAAAATATCCCCACCCATCCTTAACACTCCTAACACTCCAAATGATCAATTAGCAAATCTTAGCTACATGCAATTGATAACATCTCCAATTTAACAACAACCTCTATTCACCAATCTTCTATACCACCCACACTACCACCAACAACTACCACCACAATTCAATCAACCCCAATTTCAAGCCTTTCAACAACAACCTTATCCGCAATTTCAACCCCAAACTTCCCAACGTCAACAAGCTTCACAACCATCTCAAGTTCCATTATCTCAATCTCAACCTATAAACCTTAACAATGACGACGACAACGAACGAGTTAAAGAAACACAACCAAGTCGTAGAaggcaaaaaaaatcaaaagatccAAGGGAAAATAAAAGTACGCAATGGACCGAGGAGGAGAGTGAAACTTTAGCTAAAACTTGGATTTTCATATCACAAGACAGGAGTGTCGGCAACACACAAACGAATCAAAGCTTTTGGAATCGTGTTTTAGACCACTTCCACACATTATTAGGAAAACAAACGAATCGGACATACGACTCGGTCAATGCAAAATGACATGACCTTCGAGCGGCTTGCACCAAATTTAACGACATAtttgaaaatattaaaaatatggaTAAAAGTAATAGCAATGATTTCAACACTTTGTCAACCGCGTTGTACTAATTCAAAATTACCAATAATGGTAAACCATTTTCCATCCAAAAAACATGAGAAGTTTGTTGCAATTGTTCAAAATGGGTCCTTTATTCGGATACGACACAATCGGGATCTACCACCGGTTCCAACAAAAGGCCGAGAACGTTCGAGTCGAACATTGGTGTTAACCTCGACCTcgatgataagtttgacgccacCGAGGAGGAGTGTCCACTGTACGTCCTACTTCGTCGACCACCGGGAAGGGACAAAGCGAGAAAAGGGGGTGTCTTAAAGCGGAAAATCAACCAACGAGGACGTACTAGCAAAGAAAATAGACAAAACTCtaaattttttggaaaaaaaatttgaatCAACATAGGAAGCTAGTCGACGAAAAGTGGCACTCACCGATCTTCAGATTATGAACACGATTCCGCAACCGAATCTCGACCCAGAAAATTTAAGAGCATTTTTAAAAATTCAACTAGAAGTTGTTGACAAATATCGTAACtagattttatgtttttttttatgctttttagtaatttaggtttaattttctatgttatttttatgttttttagttttttttgtttttagttttgattttctatgtgtttttatgtttttttagtaattttggtttaattttctatgttttttttaattaatgtaatgcggtctcaattcatttaaaatattttattatgttttaaattatgtttttatttaatttaatcagaaaaaaataaaaaaataaaattttggagTGGTAACGATTTCGTTTGTCTAGTGGGTTGGTTGTGAAGCTGACACGACATAGAGGTGACAACACTAGATGGTGGTAGGTTGGTGATGAAGCTGATGTGACAAAAAGATAGACTGTAAATTTCGTTGGACATTGACATTATAGTATATGGTGTCATTTATTTGCTAGTTCCCTTTGTATAAAGTGTGGGTGTTACAACGTTGAGTTCAAACACATTTTCCTTGCCATGTTTAAATAAGTAAATAATTATTAAGGAAATATACCTCTCTAAAAGTAAAATTATCTGAAAATAAATTGTACCTTTCTACAACTTGACCTAACTTGGATAGTTAGACCTTATCCCCTACTTTTCCAAAGTCTAGTGCTTATCCCAGCATTCCCTCTTTGTCTGGGTTGTTCACATGCACATGGCCTCCTAATCTTTTCTTCTTGCATGTTCCCTTATTATGCCattcaaaacaagtttttgaATGGACCAACTTCTTATCATACCAAGTCCcctaattagttttttttttttgtttttttttttttttttttttttttttttttttttttaaataaagtgcTTTCTTGGTTCTGACCACTGGTGGAAGTGGTTTTGTATATGTTGTGGGCTAAAAACAACTACAATTTAATTACTTAATGTTCCCCTTGTAAGTGTCTATGAACATTGATTTACTAATGTAATTACTTACAAACACATTAGGTTGTTGATTTGCATTATTCATGGCTATACACGCATTTAAGGAATTCCATATATATCTCAAAGTCTACAAATGCGATAGTTGTATACATGGAGATCATAAAAGCCTAGCCTAACTTAAAGATATTTGACTCACCTACCACACACCATAACCTGCAATGCATAAATGAAGAATAAGGAAAAACAATTCGTTATCAAATGAAGATGGATTAAAGTTTAGCATAATGAATATATATTGATAATGTATCTAATAAAACTGTAAATGTAATTGTATATACGTGTTTATAAATGTTAGAATAAAAGGTTTATAAGGATAAGTTTGTAGTTTACCACCTATTTATAGAATAACTGGAATTAAATCCCATTATATTTTTTTAACCAAGTAGATGATAAAATTTCAATTCCTCTAAATTACAAATTCGCTAAATTCCAATTTCTTACATAAATTTCAATGCCTTTCAGAAAAGTATGTCAACCAAATTAACACCCTTTATTTGTCTAGTCGAATGTATTGATATATGTATTCGGTTCGATTTGATTAATTTGGCATTTCCACATATTTTTCCAAATCGAAAGGTTAAACGTTTGGTgccaaacccaaacccaaacttttaatttttattattgtaaattttttataaaatagtttatatAAGAAAAATACTATGATTCAAAAACGGAATTACTCAAAGGGGATGAAATATGAATACTAATTCACTAAACTACCATACACTAAGACTCCTAATCGAATAGAACCATAGAAGTGCCACAACTACCTACAACAACAAAACCATGGAAAACAGCGGTTCACTTAAACCGGGTTCACATCTATCCTACTTCCTACCTTGTTCTGATGTTCTCTACTCCTCGTCAGATGCTTCTTCCCGAACCGGCAACCGGAGGAGGTGGACCTCCTTCCTCTGCCTCCTTCTTCTGCCGCATTTCCAGAACTTTCCGGTGGTTATTAGAGTGAACTTCGCTGGAAAAATTCGGGCTACCCGCCGGTCGATACTCTGGAAAAAGCCGACCCGACTTGAACCGGACCCCGCATGCATTACACAAAGTTTTGGCGCCTAGTGGACCGGCTCGCCACTGTGGAGTTTTCTGAACGAGGCAATGACTGCAACGCCGAGGCTGCTGCGGCCAGCCGGACCCCGGCGTGTCAGCAGTCGCCACCGGCTTTTTCTTCTTCTGCCTCTTAACCGTCGGCGGTCTGCCCAAAATTTCCTGCGTGGGTAACAGAGCGTTTGAAGTACAGGACGAAGAGGAGGAACATGAATTTGAGGAATCCGTCAACGAAGACGACAACCGGAGTGACCAAACACGGCCGCCGGTACGACTCCGCTTGCTTCTCGCttttttctgaaccaaattccTAAATGAAGGATTTACAGCGACGAGATTTACAGTTTCTGTCTCCGGTTTCCTCTCCGAGCATGTTAAGAAGTAGCCGCCGCCGGAAAATGAGTCTTCGACGAATTGTGACACCCATTCAAGGTCAGCCACATCATCTACCTGTTACAAAAGGTTCAATTTTCAAATCCAACAATCTTTTATTCACCAAAATGAAAATAGGTTAATTAATTCGCACCGGAAAACAAAGTTCCGTGTCGGAGACGATGGTGGTGGCTTTATCCTCGTTGTTCACTATTTTCACCGGAGAAAGAGAGGAGATTTTGTCGTTTTTGGAATCATCTGTGTGTTTCAGAACTTGGGAATTATCGTCTTCTTCGAGAAAACTGCCGTCTGAGGAGAAATCCAGTAAACCGTCTACGAAGAAATCGTCGCCGGAGACACCATTCACGGCCCAGAAATCATCGGAAAACGACGGTGTAAAGTGGTTTAATTTAACACCTGTAGAACTGGTTTTTGATGCTTCTTCAACACAGTACTCCATTTGCTTCTTTTTTCAACTATAATACACTACACCCATTAAAACTTTCAGAAACTGAATAAAGGAAGCATATAAACATGTTATATGTAATGTAAGAAGTATCGAAACAGAAATAACCTGCATAACAAAAGGTTGGGAGAAGGGGGAAATAAATGGAGGTTTACtatgatttgatgttatcaaGGATAAGAAGGAGAAAGTAGTTGCGTTATTAGTTAGTAACCCCACATGCATGGAAAAAAAACAACTGAGTTGATCGTTTTATCTTGAATTATTTTGTATTATTAAATTGATAAAattatcaaaatatattattaCCCTTTCATAAATTTTATCAGCTTAAAAATTAAATACTGTTTATATTACATAGAGCATCACCATCTCAAGAAGTACGGACAAAAAAACTCAAATACCAATTAATTTTAACAAAACAGATGATTTACAACAAAAATTATGGCTTAAACTTTTGCCAATTTCGAAACACCTCATTTCTCATTTCTCGAtacataaaattcaaaattaattggCCCACTGCTTTTTGACAAATTTGCAAAAATAGTTGACTTCGTATTGTCAGGGCCACCACCATCTCCGCCGCATTAATTACCTTTCTTCGAAATTTGGATGTCACTCCCGCCTTAAATACATTTTTTAGAAATCCAGAATTTAATCGTATCATATATTCGAAAAAGAATTTAAACAACATCCACAAGATCCATGTCGTTATGTAATAACTGAATTATAAAATATTACAATTCAAATAACTGGATTTTAGCCACAGCCCTGCTAGTGTGGTAATAAAATTTAGCCacgcaaaaaaaataaaaatgaattttaatttttt containing:
- the LOC111913340 gene encoding GATA transcription factor 5, coding for MEYCVEEASKTSSTGVKLNHFTPSFSDDFWAVNGVSGDDFFVDGLLDFSSDGSFLEEDDNSQVLKHTDDSKNDKISSLSPVKIVNNEDKATTIVSDTELCFPVDDVADLEWVSQFVEDSFSGGGYFLTCSERKPETETVNLVAVNPSFRNLVQKKARSKRSRTGGRVWSLRLSSSLTDSSNSCSSSSSCTSNALLPTQEILGRPPTVKRQKKKKPVATADTPGSGWPQQPRRCSHCLVQKTPQWRAGPLGAKTLCNACGVRFKSGRLFPEYRPAGSPNFSSEVHSNNHRKVLEMRQKKEAEEGGPPPPVAGSGRSI